The following proteins are co-located in the Polystyrenella longa genome:
- a CDS encoding CHAT domain-containing protein, with the protein MGPAFDQWLQSFSSFQSRRWAGAVANPWQELKDLESLTHGLVSEGLDSRAAAACLISVEEAGLLYEERKYDESLALAKLCKPTGLVLGPAAELINSNRELVIGNIFLVRDEDTVTAAEYFKRAIDASGPSTPLIRGNAAFNLGICQNLDSQEEDAIHSFKLAAYSYELAGRDDKISDVLHATGNTYRKLDRTEEGVSSLMQALILYSTSLDDMGTWRVADDLSRAFLTFGLERPEENDQWLEKAGEMSDIAMAAGTQVWQTLCNEEDRLADLSEQMINLATTRCEIAMLEESPNEMLATLAVMKGRIRLVQNSVPHAVLAGRDDEFKEGISEGVPYPHLELVIEAVEQLSEGRTIALLDQFSIHDNELVMAYVIPQKKYFGGYHTCLGDPPDGSMSPRLRGKERGDRIVSTCQSLLENIVSHGQRCSMVLPDDPMKADTNTRKQLEQWNDEFADEFRQLGEVFFPDEILDEFRSLGVEHVILSVDPLFARTPYSSLIGKHGPIIDEPWDLSLVTSSMEIVRIAERQSRQREDSKKIYWFAPDEEVNASRGGNEEITAITNMMSATQIREKEATVQEMVDSLDVGRFCHFRGHGRWTGDVKSSGPVFTNDEVLSSDKYSKSGKFPGFLFTAACLTGFGDAVGTEMQGSLVDYDRAGLYGTILTNWPIHGLAATVFTELFYEKLHNSGNAASAIREASIHCRALMPHTYLWAPFVLIGGWNLSNFVQINGD; encoded by the coding sequence TCGATCAGTGGCTACAGTCATTCAGTTCATTTCAAAGCCGTCGATGGGCTGGTGCAGTAGCTAACCCTTGGCAAGAACTCAAAGACCTCGAATCGCTTACTCATGGACTGGTTTCGGAAGGACTGGACTCTCGTGCCGCAGCTGCTTGTCTTATCTCTGTTGAGGAGGCAGGTTTACTCTATGAAGAACGGAAGTACGACGAAAGTCTCGCGCTTGCAAAACTCTGCAAGCCGACGGGGCTGGTATTAGGACCAGCAGCGGAATTGATTAATTCCAATCGCGAACTTGTGATAGGAAATATTTTTCTTGTTCGAGATGAAGATACAGTAACCGCTGCTGAGTATTTTAAGCGTGCAATCGACGCATCTGGACCCAGTACCCCGTTGATTCGAGGAAATGCCGCCTTTAATCTTGGAATTTGTCAGAATCTCGATAGCCAAGAGGAAGATGCGATACATAGCTTTAAGCTAGCTGCCTACAGCTATGAACTTGCTGGTCGAGACGACAAAATCAGTGACGTCCTTCACGCCACTGGAAACACGTATCGCAAGCTCGATCGGACCGAGGAAGGTGTCTCCAGTTTGATGCAGGCTCTGATTCTTTATAGCACCTCCCTAGATGATATGGGAACTTGGCGCGTGGCTGACGATCTCTCACGCGCATTTTTGACATTCGGGTTAGAACGGCCTGAAGAAAACGACCAATGGCTCGAAAAGGCAGGGGAAATGTCAGACATTGCAATGGCAGCAGGTACTCAGGTCTGGCAGACATTGTGCAACGAGGAAGACCGACTCGCTGACCTCTCTGAGCAAATGATCAATCTTGCGACCACTCGATGTGAAATTGCGATGCTGGAAGAGAGTCCGAATGAGATGCTGGCCACTTTGGCCGTAATGAAGGGACGGATTCGTCTTGTCCAAAACTCTGTACCGCATGCTGTACTTGCCGGACGCGACGATGAATTCAAGGAAGGGATTTCCGAAGGTGTTCCATATCCACATCTCGAGCTCGTAATTGAAGCAGTGGAACAGTTGTCCGAAGGACGAACGATAGCGTTGTTAGACCAGTTTTCTATTCACGACAACGAACTAGTAATGGCATACGTCATACCTCAGAAAAAATATTTCGGGGGATACCATACCTGTCTCGGCGACCCGCCAGATGGGTCAATGTCTCCCAGGCTCCGTGGAAAAGAGCGTGGCGACAGAATCGTCAGTACTTGCCAGAGCCTTCTTGAGAACATAGTTTCGCATGGGCAACGCTGTAGCATGGTTCTTCCTGATGATCCAATGAAGGCCGATACGAATACTCGCAAACAACTGGAGCAATGGAACGACGAGTTCGCAGACGAATTCAGACAATTGGGCGAAGTCTTTTTTCCTGATGAAATATTGGACGAATTTCGTAGTCTGGGAGTGGAACATGTTATTCTCAGCGTTGATCCTCTATTTGCACGGACACCCTATTCATCTCTTATCGGTAAACATGGACCGATCATTGATGAGCCTTGGGATCTTTCACTCGTGACTTCCTCAATGGAGATTGTCAGAATTGCAGAACGGCAGAGCCGCCAACGTGAAGACTCAAAGAAAATTTACTGGTTTGCTCCCGATGAGGAAGTGAATGCAAGTCGAGGTGGAAACGAAGAGATTACAGCTATAACAAATATGATGTCAGCCACGCAAATTCGAGAAAAAGAAGCCACTGTTCAGGAAATGGTTGATTCGTTAGATGTTGGGCGATTTTGTCATTTTCGGGGCCACGGTCGTTGGACAGGAGACGTGAAATCATCTGGCCCAGTTTTCACCAATGACGAAGTCCTCTCATCGGACAAATACTCGAAGTCAGGTAAATTTCCTGGTTTTCTCTTTACTGCTGCATGTCTGACAGGATTCGGAGATGCAGTCGGAACGGAAATGCAGGGATCGCTGGTGGATTATGATCGTGCTGGTTTATACGGTACCATATTGACCAACTGGCCGATTCATGGTCTCGCCGCAACAGTATTCACGGAATTGTTTTACGAAAAGTTGCACAATAGCGGAAATGCTGCCAGCGCAATCCGGGAAGCTAGTATCCATTGTCGAGCACTGATGCCCCACACTTATTTATGGGCACCATTTGTTTTGATTGGCGGATGGAACTTATCCAATTTTGTCCAAATAAATGGTGATTAA
- a CDS encoding DUF4365 domain-containing protein, with protein sequence MKAQDSDRTERIGTGIAMAVFESLGFAFREQSESDYGIDAHAELIVTEKPTGQLLGLQLKSGPSYLSETCNDGYVFRTDKKHVDYWLKHALPVLICLGDVDTKTIYWQVVNSDTAVSTGKGFKFTVPTTQTIGPASKTALASLLTPVVATDRYTIFKTDDTSHGAAKRYSFEVVLNGSVSKAEVAAIVRQVTDEGQKRRYHRNHMVEGQWGDTDAYVVWTYIYPSAEDHSRRNHVCRSIWIHDSLAPEFRPMGFDGENVGDNIIVDWSDKYDFLTEHVSTHTLSKEAYFSEVLPRIYELKSALTTIEANLLALANSDSQETDFLAATEAERSRINEIYFEITDLPYAPFECRDMDTKLESFVAFLHNIWLFYSDEGRTSWDEQSRLEQSLQQRSYACETLRHLEYELSKAR encoded by the coding sequence ATGAAGGCCCAAGACAGTGACCGCACTGAACGAATTGGCACAGGCATTGCAATGGCCGTGTTTGAGTCGCTTGGATTTGCATTCCGCGAGCAGTCTGAGAGTGACTATGGGATCGATGCTCACGCCGAGCTGATCGTAACGGAAAAGCCGACCGGTCAACTCTTGGGTCTCCAACTAAAGTCTGGCCCAAGCTACCTCTCGGAAACATGTAATGATGGTTATGTCTTTCGGACGGACAAGAAGCACGTCGACTATTGGCTCAAACACGCACTACCGGTTCTGATCTGTCTTGGTGACGTCGATACCAAAACGATCTACTGGCAGGTTGTAAACTCCGACACCGCCGTTTCAACTGGCAAGGGCTTCAAGTTCACAGTCCCGACCACACAGACAATTGGTCCCGCGTCAAAGACAGCACTTGCTAGCCTTCTCACACCGGTGGTTGCAACTGATCGGTACACAATCTTCAAAACCGATGACACGAGCCATGGTGCGGCGAAACGCTATTCATTTGAGGTTGTGCTCAACGGCAGCGTGAGCAAGGCGGAAGTTGCTGCGATCGTTCGCCAAGTTACCGACGAGGGCCAGAAACGAAGATACCATCGAAACCACATGGTTGAAGGACAATGGGGTGACACGGACGCGTATGTGGTCTGGACGTATATCTATCCAAGTGCCGAGGACCACAGTCGACGCAATCACGTTTGCCGCAGCATTTGGATCCATGACAGCTTGGCGCCTGAATTCCGCCCAATGGGATTTGATGGCGAAAATGTCGGCGACAACATCATTGTTGATTGGAGTGACAAGTACGATTTCCTTACGGAACACGTATCGACACACACACTTTCTAAGGAAGCTTATTTTTCCGAAGTGTTGCCCCGAATTTATGAGCTTAAATCGGCACTAACAACTATTGAGGCCAACTTGCTAGCACTCGCCAACAGTGACTCTCAGGAAACTGACTTTCTCGCCGCAACGGAGGCCGAGCGATCGCGAATCAACGAAATCTATTTCGAGATCACAGATTTACCTTATGCGCCCTTTGAGTGCCGTGATATGGATACCAAGCTCGAAAGCTTTGTTGCTTTCCTGCACAATATTTGGTTGTTCTACTCGGATGAAGGTCGCACGAGTTGGGACGAACAAAGCAGGCTTGAACAATCATTGCAGCAGCGGTCGTATGCTTGCGAGACCCTGCGACACTTGGAGTACGAACTTTCCAAGGCACGTTGA
- a CDS encoding tetratricopeptide repeat protein codes for MKKTEFRFDVALSFAGQDRPYVEAVARAMQSLGLQVFYDQDHHAHLWGKNRTEYEKIYGPDSAYVVPMISKHYTEREWTQWEFETAKREAKKREDDFILPIRIDDTRQIGLTDDHNYLGADDFTPKEIAQALKTKLDTRFIRKRKIDRSQKVGMTVLTAAAREALGIIIAAPIPMTASHLKGLFPDIDWPKHIRRLKQLKLINADGLVDSPKHVVASFTDELAKLESRWVIRLEELQDHVDCALFLSLLYIKQERIDDAVLLVADATLATESDRWMPFCISILNALNNNLLRKMQPETRMKFFHAFGHCLSASCQFGEARAQFEKLRRIAVRRKDPESVGLALLNIGTNYHKQGDIESAIRFYERTRDHAKRHELTMLASHVAGNMGQIEVEIEPERGIELLRESIKLKKKCNDEIGIAGSTQVLAQAFAELGDFDSAIRYYDEAEAITQNLQLAHLETLLLNNKGNTLFEAGKRSEALRVFKKAKRLAYKEGFDELLVRATEGISRVLYSMGKLDEAKLRMEELLELATKTELFEFVMTAHHGLWAANTRLGDYEDGSRHFQALTRLARKRKAEHWLIRGLVDKSRPIQDGNFIEADLKTLKEMITKEARRKNKTATAALWFKLAQICVPNDISAATDALHKCIVCCEDEKELVETLLEAYELLYTLYWDLSGQFEDAIEILDSIVRVAKRHSSVEIELAAINQKGVCLQALSRGREALQHHKRVSELARKQKLPWLVVKSLQNLAECHLRLGDTNAALRVFKKARIVAAESGDEASVIQIDHGRALTLVNTQEFDEATVLFKECRARSLRMELWSEYVRACEAIANLSWTRGRKKTAVKLYEKALSECDARDVVEWKAQIAFNLSQLLRLLGDFRKAHKVLSHNIDLVDDVFLLSEFHSTLAELCEETNQLDDAREHWQIAVQSSENVGDEDEIVYCRSGYAKFERRHGDQKRTIRELDELLKGKLSTEDRGIILKQLFKTLLERKSEKRAESIFLTAQDHLQKYELKEQLIDLYMAAFDHNWIGNRESRFNALQAYVAAFLTAAADTKVEEQLGDIMGRTLLKLTQLETAPSLTQLEWLTSRLENWLTEQLGEAELISTLMHPVRYAEKLIPFNKNPVRFLEEHARLFAEFTGE; via the coding sequence ATGAAGAAAACTGAATTCAGATTTGACGTTGCTCTATCATTTGCTGGGCAAGATCGACCTTATGTAGAAGCTGTGGCGAGAGCCATGCAGTCGCTTGGGCTTCAGGTATTCTACGACCAGGACCACCACGCGCACCTTTGGGGTAAAAATCGAACTGAGTACGAGAAGATCTACGGACCAGACTCAGCATATGTAGTGCCTATGATTTCAAAGCACTACACAGAGCGAGAATGGACTCAATGGGAATTTGAAACAGCCAAAAGAGAGGCAAAAAAACGTGAGGATGACTTCATCCTTCCGATTCGAATAGACGACACGCGTCAAATCGGCCTAACTGATGACCACAACTACCTCGGAGCAGACGACTTTACTCCTAAGGAGATTGCGCAGGCTCTGAAGACGAAACTCGATACAAGATTTATCAGGAAGAGGAAAATCGATCGATCTCAAAAGGTCGGTATGACCGTATTGACCGCCGCAGCGAGAGAAGCACTCGGTATAATCATTGCGGCTCCGATTCCAATGACAGCTAGTCACCTAAAAGGCCTTTTCCCAGACATTGACTGGCCCAAACATATTCGGCGTCTCAAACAGCTCAAATTGATCAATGCAGATGGTCTCGTCGATTCTCCAAAGCACGTTGTAGCAAGTTTTACAGATGAGCTTGCCAAACTGGAGTCACGTTGGGTCATTCGACTTGAAGAACTTCAGGACCATGTTGACTGCGCTCTGTTCTTATCGCTTCTCTACATCAAACAAGAGCGTATTGACGACGCAGTTTTGTTGGTCGCAGATGCCACATTGGCGACTGAATCAGATCGCTGGATGCCATTTTGCATCAGCATTTTGAATGCGCTGAATAATAATTTACTTAGAAAAATGCAGCCCGAAACGCGAATGAAGTTCTTTCATGCGTTCGGGCATTGCCTATCTGCATCATGTCAGTTTGGAGAAGCTCGTGCCCAATTTGAAAAACTACGAAGAATAGCAGTAAGACGTAAAGATCCGGAGTCCGTTGGTCTTGCACTACTGAATATCGGCACGAACTACCACAAACAAGGTGATATTGAGTCGGCGATAAGGTTCTATGAGCGTACGCGAGATCACGCGAAGAGACACGAATTGACGATGCTTGCATCCCACGTCGCCGGGAACATGGGACAAATCGAAGTTGAGATCGAGCCCGAAAGAGGGATCGAGTTGCTGCGTGAATCCATTAAGCTGAAAAAGAAGTGCAATGACGAAATTGGAATTGCAGGATCGACACAAGTTCTGGCACAAGCATTCGCGGAGTTAGGCGATTTTGACTCGGCAATTCGGTACTATGATGAAGCTGAAGCGATAACGCAAAATCTTCAGCTCGCACACTTGGAAACGCTGCTACTGAATAATAAGGGGAATACGCTTTTCGAAGCTGGCAAGCGAAGCGAAGCACTCCGCGTGTTCAAGAAAGCCAAGAGATTGGCATACAAGGAAGGATTTGACGAGCTACTTGTGCGTGCTACTGAAGGTATTTCCCGCGTTCTTTACAGCATGGGCAAACTGGATGAAGCCAAGTTGCGTATGGAAGAATTACTTGAGCTTGCAACGAAAACAGAATTATTTGAGTTTGTAATGACGGCACATCACGGCTTGTGGGCTGCAAATACACGACTCGGTGACTACGAAGACGGCTCTCGACACTTCCAGGCGTTGACTCGACTTGCTCGCAAGAGAAAAGCAGAGCATTGGTTGATTCGCGGACTCGTTGACAAAAGTCGTCCCATTCAGGATGGTAACTTTATCGAAGCGGATCTCAAGACGCTGAAAGAAATGATTACTAAAGAAGCTCGCCGAAAGAACAAAACTGCTACGGCAGCCCTCTGGTTTAAACTTGCCCAGATTTGCGTGCCAAATGACATTTCTGCAGCGACAGACGCACTTCACAAGTGTATCGTTTGTTGCGAGGATGAAAAAGAGTTGGTGGAAACGCTTCTTGAAGCATACGAATTACTCTACACCTTGTATTGGGATTTATCTGGCCAGTTTGAAGATGCCATTGAGATATTGGACTCGATCGTCAGAGTCGCGAAACGACATAGCAGCGTAGAGATTGAACTTGCCGCAATCAACCAAAAAGGCGTTTGTCTACAAGCCCTAAGTCGAGGTAGAGAAGCCTTACAGCATCACAAACGCGTTTCAGAACTTGCACGAAAACAAAAACTACCTTGGTTGGTGGTTAAGTCATTACAAAATCTTGCTGAATGTCACCTTCGACTAGGAGACACTAACGCAGCCCTCCGCGTTTTTAAAAAAGCCAGAATTGTGGCTGCCGAGTCGGGCGATGAAGCTTCCGTTATCCAGATCGATCACGGGCGGGCGTTGACTCTTGTGAACACACAAGAGTTCGATGAGGCCACCGTTCTATTTAAAGAATGTCGTGCTCGTTCACTTCGAATGGAATTGTGGTCCGAGTACGTGCGGGCATGCGAGGCCATTGCAAATCTATCATGGACGCGTGGTAGAAAAAAGACAGCAGTTAAGCTGTATGAAAAGGCACTATCGGAATGTGACGCCCGAGACGTGGTCGAATGGAAAGCACAGATCGCTTTCAATCTTTCGCAATTACTCCGACTACTCGGCGACTTTCGCAAGGCACATAAAGTTCTTTCCCATAATATAGATTTGGTAGACGATGTATTCCTCCTGTCGGAATTTCACTCAACACTTGCTGAACTTTGCGAGGAAACGAATCAGCTAGACGATGCCCGAGAACATTGGCAGATCGCGGTTCAGTCATCTGAGAATGTTGGTGATGAGGATGAGATTGTATACTGCCGTTCGGGCTATGCAAAATTCGAAAGAAGACACGGTGACCAAAAGAGAACAATTCGGGAACTGGATGAATTGCTGAAAGGAAAGCTATCGACGGAGGATCGCGGCATTATACTGAAGCAGTTATTCAAAACATTGCTTGAACGAAAGTCTGAAAAACGAGCTGAGTCGATTTTTCTTACCGCTCAAGATCATTTGCAGAAGTACGAGCTGAAGGAACAGTTGATCGACCTTTATATGGCAGCATTTGACCACAATTGGATTGGAAATCGAGAGTCACGGTTCAATGCACTGCAGGCTTATGTAGCTGCATTTCTTACTGCGGCAGCAGACACTAAGGTTGAGGAACAACTTGGAGACATTATGGGTCGCACACTGCTCAAACTCACTCAACTGGAAACGGCACCGTCGCTAACCCAACTTGAGTGGCTTACCAGTCGACTCGAAAACTGGCTAACTGAGCAACTTGGTGAAGCCGAACTGATTTCAACATTGATGCATCCAGTTCGTTACGCAGAAAAACTGATCCCATTCAACAAGAATCCAGTGAGGTTTCTGGAGGAACACGCGCGACTGTTCGCTGAATTCACTGGCGAGTAG
- a CDS encoding site-specific integrase produces the protein MKFASAHDLRCSFAARLSLKLPAQQLMTMMRHESIDTTLKYYFGQNALSLSDLVYSAYVMDDPGNPDKNAGKKASQQIDVSR, from the coding sequence GTGAAGTTCGCCTCAGCTCACGACCTACGGTGTTCATTCGCCGCTCGGTTATCGCTGAAGCTTCCTGCACAGCAACTCATGACCATGATGCGTCACGAGAGTATCGACACGACTTTGAAGTACTACTTCGGTCAGAATGCCCTATCACTATCCGATTTAGTGTATTCGGCATACGTAATGGACGATCCAGGTAACCCGGACAAAAACGCAGGTAAGAAGGCTAGTCAGCAAATCGATGTAAGTCGTTGA
- a CDS encoding DUF1254 domain-containing protein — translation MPGLQFASAQDVTPIPPFISTPDQVESPFGPLDYEDGVPTEETAEKVKYALDFTRALNVYNNSFRGASAYAIGKGLQSIGAEDNSIVIFSELMDANSLFLTANCDTVYYMGVINLSQGPMVIEQPPEGLGTINDMWFSWIVDIGRPGPDRGAGGKYLLVPPGYNGPLPEGGYFVAHSKTNRVMYAARSFLVDNDPKPAVENIKKNVKVYPYTPGGFGTSIAEALEGEVKLGMSPPAPETKFVEATGKSFNTIPPSDYGFFEMINENVQQEPATSYDVELAGQLAAIGIQHGKPFKPDARMKKILTDAAAIGSATGRVLNWRFATIHPDWAYYPNSQWGNMLFEGGAFFETPPPAFEDGMFKPYPATGARTLDSRTAFYYAYTLDSPGMIMRIPGVGSQYLMAFLDPSGKPFDGGKTYKVTLPKDIPARAFWSFTVYDNQSRSMLQTPQKYPRAGSQTYPSPAAKAESDGSTTIYFAAEQPEGVERGNWIQTNPKKGWFTILRLYSPLPSFFDKSWQPSEIELVQ, via the coding sequence ATGCCTGGTCTTCAATTCGCCAGCGCACAAGATGTGACTCCGATTCCACCTTTCATCAGCACTCCTGATCAGGTGGAAAGCCCATTCGGCCCGCTGGATTATGAGGATGGCGTTCCGACTGAAGAGACGGCCGAAAAAGTAAAATACGCCCTGGACTTCACACGCGCCCTCAACGTCTACAACAACAGTTTCCGCGGGGCGTCGGCATACGCCATTGGCAAAGGGCTTCAGAGTATCGGTGCCGAAGACAATAGCATCGTCATCTTCTCGGAATTGATGGACGCCAACTCGCTGTTCCTCACTGCGAACTGTGATACGGTCTACTACATGGGTGTCATCAACCTGTCGCAAGGCCCGATGGTTATCGAGCAACCCCCCGAAGGACTGGGAACGATCAACGATATGTGGTTCTCTTGGATTGTCGACATCGGTCGTCCTGGTCCAGATCGCGGTGCTGGTGGCAAGTACTTGTTGGTGCCACCCGGCTATAACGGCCCGCTGCCTGAAGGAGGATATTTTGTTGCCCATTCCAAGACGAACCGAGTCATGTATGCTGCACGGTCATTCCTGGTTGACAATGATCCCAAACCGGCGGTCGAGAATATCAAGAAGAACGTGAAAGTTTACCCGTACACGCCTGGTGGATTCGGCACAAGCATCGCCGAAGCCCTTGAGGGTGAAGTCAAACTGGGAATGAGTCCGCCGGCGCCTGAAACTAAATTCGTGGAGGCCACTGGTAAGTCGTTCAACACCATTCCTCCCAGCGACTACGGCTTCTTCGAGATGATCAACGAGAATGTTCAGCAAGAACCTGCCACCAGTTATGACGTCGAACTGGCGGGACAATTGGCGGCCATCGGCATTCAGCATGGCAAGCCCTTCAAGCCTGATGCGCGAATGAAAAAGATCCTCACTGATGCAGCCGCGATTGGCAGTGCGACTGGTCGAGTATTGAATTGGCGATTCGCCACGATTCATCCCGATTGGGCTTACTATCCCAACTCGCAGTGGGGCAACATGCTCTTCGAAGGAGGCGCCTTTTTCGAGACACCTCCACCCGCCTTTGAAGACGGTATGTTCAAGCCTTACCCAGCGACGGGCGCTCGAACTCTTGATTCTCGCACGGCGTTCTATTACGCCTACACCCTCGATTCTCCGGGAATGATTATGCGGATACCTGGCGTCGGGTCCCAATACCTCATGGCCTTCCTGGATCCTAGTGGAAAACCGTTCGATGGTGGAAAGACCTATAAAGTGACGCTGCCCAAGGACATTCCCGCACGGGCCTTCTGGTCGTTCACCGTCTATGATAATCAATCGAGATCGATGCTCCAGACCCCGCAGAAATACCCGCGTGCGGGCAGCCAGACCTATCCATCTCCTGCCGCAAAAGCAGAGTCCGATGGTTCAACGACCATCTACTTTGCGGCGGAACAGCCGGAAGGGGTCGAGAGAGGGAACTGGATTCAGACCAACCCGAAAAAGGGCTGGTTCACTATCCTTCGACTCTACAGTCCACTCCCCTCGTTCTTCGATAAAAGCTGGCAGCCGAGTGAAATCGAGTTAGTTCAATAA
- a CDS encoding YybH family protein, with translation MRRIVTAVLFVSLSSNSIGWTEETRSEPASASKTTQAVEESSELKEIRSGSDAFVKAFNEGNAEAVASLWMENGEYVDETGERFTGRDEIQKVYADYFAAHPQSQIQNEIDSLHKLSSQLVIEEGRTTVDQNATANAGYCHYTAIHSLEDGKWKLALVRDQWVDAPISEQHISDLDWLTGTWTAEERGIEIESVFEPVESGNFMKLTHTVTQLDGSQTSGFQIFGWNARSSQIQSWNFNSDGGHAVGYWVPQSNGWLAEMHGESGDGMETKAVNSLIRLDENAFAWKSVNRTLGDLQLPDTGEVIMKRN, from the coding sequence GTGAGACGTATTGTTACCGCAGTTCTATTTGTGTCTTTATCGTCTAACAGTATCGGCTGGACGGAGGAAACCCGCTCAGAGCCTGCCTCGGCAAGTAAGACGACGCAGGCCGTAGAAGAATCCTCTGAACTGAAGGAAATTCGTTCGGGCTCGGATGCGTTCGTGAAGGCCTTTAATGAAGGAAACGCAGAAGCGGTGGCGAGCCTCTGGATGGAGAATGGCGAGTACGTAGACGAGACAGGGGAACGATTCACGGGTCGCGATGAAATTCAGAAAGTGTACGCCGACTACTTTGCTGCCCATCCCCAGAGTCAAATTCAGAATGAGATCGACTCCCTGCATAAGTTGAGTAGTCAACTCGTGATTGAAGAAGGACGAACGACCGTCGATCAGAATGCCACAGCAAATGCAGGTTATTGTCATTATACGGCGATCCATTCACTGGAGGATGGAAAATGGAAGCTCGCTCTGGTTCGCGACCAATGGGTCGACGCACCGATTTCCGAACAACATATTTCGGATCTCGACTGGCTGACAGGGACATGGACAGCAGAAGAGCGGGGTATCGAGATCGAGTCCGTTTTCGAACCTGTGGAAAGTGGTAACTTCATGAAGCTTACACACACAGTTACTCAACTCGACGGTTCTCAAACATCAGGTTTTCAAATCTTTGGATGGAATGCACGCAGCTCCCAGATTCAATCCTGGAATTTCAACTCAGATGGCGGGCACGCAGTAGGTTACTGGGTGCCACAGAGCAACGGATGGCTAGCCGAAATGCACGGCGAATCTGGAGATGGAATGGAAACCAAAGCCGTGAACTCACTGATTCGTCTGGATGAAAACGCCTTCGCTTGGAAGTCCGTGAATCGTACATTGGGCGACTTACAATTGCCGGATACGGGTGAAGTCATAATGAAGCGGAACTGA
- a CDS encoding protocadherin, whose amino-acid sequence MLRKYLMTIVIASTMLALPLDDCFARGFGGGRGGFGGGGFGGERAGGGGFRGGLGGDRAGGGFNRGGFGGDRAGGDRFGGGNRPGNAGLGGNGFGGNRPDGNRLDGNRPDGNRLGGNGSGESRLGDGGLGNGRGADGQAGSRFNSPDKSKLGNFLGLPSDGGMNHLAGGNGNGGRGIAGRAGNGSRIGQENNIGSGNHIGEWGNNVTGNKVNVANQVGVGGGFNHVPTSTRYSDASAIRTNYNDVNIYGRGWYGAHPTAWRAAGWGAGYAWRDATWRSLGTWFAYPEYNAPLYYDYGDNVVYQGEDVYVSGKDVGTSEEYYNQASQLASDGSSDSESSSQGDWLPLGVFALSDSGAKSASATIQLAVNKEGILRGNYTKSDSKDSQVVHGSVDKKTQRAAFTVGDDQTDIYESGLYNFTKEQAPLLLHKGKDKTQQLLMVRLKKPAGGDDSSNDNQ is encoded by the coding sequence ATGTTACGTAAATATTTAATGACGATTGTTATTGCGAGTACAATGTTGGCCTTACCTCTGGATGACTGTTTCGCACGCGGATTTGGCGGCGGTCGAGGCGGATTCGGTGGTGGAGGATTCGGCGGCGAAAGAGCAGGCGGCGGTGGGTTTCGTGGTGGCTTAGGGGGCGACCGAGCCGGAGGTGGATTTAATCGTGGCGGGTTTGGCGGTGACCGAGCAGGTGGCGACCGATTCGGCGGTGGCAACAGACCTGGTAACGCCGGACTGGGCGGTAATGGTTTTGGCGGCAATCGACCGGATGGAAACAGGCTTGATGGAAATCGACCTGATGGAAATCGACTTGGCGGCAACGGTTCAGGTGAAAGTAGACTTGGTGATGGTGGGCTCGGCAATGGTCGAGGAGCCGACGGTCAGGCAGGCTCTCGATTTAATTCTCCTGATAAATCAAAACTCGGCAACTTTCTCGGACTACCCTCCGACGGTGGCATGAATCATTTGGCGGGTGGCAATGGTAATGGCGGTCGTGGGATTGCCGGTCGTGCCGGTAATGGATCGCGAATAGGCCAGGAGAACAACATCGGTTCCGGAAATCATATTGGAGAATGGGGTAACAATGTAACCGGAAACAAAGTCAACGTCGCCAATCAAGTGGGCGTCGGAGGTGGGTTCAATCATGTGCCTACATCGACTCGATACTCAGACGCTTCAGCGATCCGAACCAATTATAATGATGTCAATATCTACGGGCGTGGCTGGTATGGTGCACATCCAACGGCGTGGCGTGCTGCGGGTTGGGGCGCGGGCTACGCCTGGCGAGATGCGACCTGGCGTTCACTCGGAACCTGGTTTGCTTATCCAGAATATAATGCCCCTCTCTATTATGACTACGGCGATAATGTCGTCTACCAGGGAGAAGATGTCTACGTCTCCGGAAAAGATGTCGGAACGAGCGAAGAATATTATAACCAGGCAAGTCAATTAGCTTCGGATGGCTCTAGTGATTCGGAGTCGTCTTCGCAAGGAGATTGGCTTCCTCTCGGTGTATTTGCCCTGAGTGATTCGGGAGCCAAAAGTGCTTCCGCAACGATTCAACTTGCAGTTAATAAAGAAGGTATCCTGCGAGGAAACTACACAAAGTCCGATTCTAAAGATTCGCAAGTTGTTCATGGATCGGTCGACAAAAAGACGCAACGGGCAGCTTTTACCGTGGGAGACGACCAGACAGATATTTATGAGTCAGGTCTGTATAACTTTACGAAAGAGCAAGCCCCGTTACTGTTGCACAAAGGTAAAGATAAGACACAACAATTGCTGATGGTTCGCCTCAAGAAGCCCGCTGGTGGCGATGATTCTTCGAACGATAATCAGTAA